The Collibacillus ludicampi region TTCGTTCCCCTCTCCGTCCAGGTAACGGTCACCACTACTTGTGTTCCTAAGTCCTGGAGCTTCAACTCAACTTTCCCGTGATAGATAATACCTGAATCCGATACGTCAAACTCTTGCGGAGTAAGTGACGTGATGCGGTATCTTTCCAATATCTCATCGGCTATAGCTGTTGCTCTCTCAATCTGACCAGCCATTCGGTTCATCCTGTAAATGGAGCTTAAGAGCATCACGCCTCCTCCTAAAAAAGATCCCATAACGACAAGTGCCAGCATGCACTCGAGTAAACTGAATCCACAATCCCCTCTCATTTCTTTGCTACCCCCGTTACAGCTACTCTTCCCGTATGCATGTAGATTACGATCGTGGTTCGATCCCCGTACGCATTCACAAGCGGAATCGTTCCACTGGTCGTCACATGACCCGTACCATCAAAACGAACGTGATTGTACGGTAACTGCGAGTACCCGTATGGATAGAAAATCCCTTTCGGATATTCCACACTGCGTACACGTGTGACTCCTTCATAGACCGCATAACGGGGATCAAAAATGGCAAAGCGTATCTCATGATAATCGCTGTGTGCCATCGCGAAAGCTTGTGATTCACGAAGATCTGCAACAATCCTCTGAGTGACCGATTGCAACTGCCAGTACGCCTCGATACGACGAATCCCGGGGAGTGCGATTGTAAGTATGCTTGAAAAGATCACGAGTACAAGCAACATTTCAAGCAATGTAAATCCTTTTTCACTCTTCATTTTCTAGTCACCGAGTTCGCCATGAACACTGCACTTCACAGTCACACTGGATCCGTCGTCCGATGTCGTAATTTCATACGTTCCCCCTGCAGGTTCAGTGGGGATCGATTGCAAATAATGCTTGTTTTTTAATTCTGTCAATATTTCTGCAGAACTGCCGGATGGATAATGTCCATGCTCTAGATAATAATCTTCGAGTACGGCACGAATAAGACGTTGGTTCGCTTCACAGGATGTCTTCTGCGCTCGTTCGCCCGAACCCCGCAGATGGGGCATCGCAACCGCCGAGATTACAGAAATGATAAAAAGTGAAATCAACAATTCAATGAGCGTAAATCCCGATGCACGAAGCGGTTTTTTATTCATCTTGTTCGATTTCATCATTTTTCTCATTCCTTTCATCGAATCGATTGAACCAATTCAACCATTGGCAGTATCATGGCGAGTGTGATCACCCCGATCACACCCCCGAGAAACAAAAGCATGCTTGGCTCCAGCAACTGTATGAACCGCTTGCTTTTGTTACGCAATTCTTGCGATAACTCCCCGGCTACATATTCACAGGCTGCGGACAAATCGCCGGTGGCTTCGGCAATCTCAATCGCCAGCAAGACTCTGATATCAACCCATGGTTGTGCCGATAGCGCTTCGGACAGTGTACTTCCCGCAAGTATTTTCGCCCGTATATGTTCGACCGTTTGACGCTCATAAGGTAACAAAGAGACATCGGCCATTCGTTGCAAAACGTCTAAGATTGGCAATCCTGACGAAAGCAGCAGAGACAGGTTTTCAACCAAACGATAAGAAAATACAACCCGGTAGATGTCTTTGATAAACGGAAGAAAAAGGATTTTTGCGATTGTTTGTTTCATCATGCGAGGAAGTTTTCGGCGAGAAAAGAATAACAGCAGAAGAACGGTGAACGATGAGAATACAAACCATGGAAGTATGGCGCGAATTGAACCCGCCCACCGAAACAGTCGCTGTGTATCTTCCGGCAGCGGAAAACCCATTTGCAAATAGAGGACTTCAAATTGAGGCAGTATCACATACAGCAGAAAGAACGCTGTCACAATCGAGGCAATACATACGAGCAATGGATAGAAGGAAGCATTCCAAACATCCCGTCGAAAGGAAAGTTTCGCTTCATAATGATCGCTCAATCGATAAAAGCTTTTCGCTAAATCTCCATTCGCCTCCCCTACAACGACCAGTGAATAGACAAGTAAAGGAAAGCCTTCAGCCAAAAAAAGTTGGGATAGCGGACTCCCCCTTTCAATCCCCAGAATCAATTTGTCGAATAATTTCCGTTCCGCTTTGCCACATTGTTTCTTCATTAAACGAAGACCGGCAGTCAACGGATACCCACAGCTCGTTAGTCCAGCCATCCGCGAACAAAAGCGCGCGAGCCAACGCTCGTTCCTCCATCGTTGACGTAACTGTGCCATGTTCGTCTCCCCCGTATAACCATTCGGGCGATTCAAACGAAAAATTCATGCTTCTTTCACGTTTGAGTCCCTCAACAAACTGGGTGCTGAGTTCATCATTCATGACAGTTAAATGAAAAACTCCGCGTCTTCCCTGTAGACCTGTTCCATGACAAGTGGAACATAGACGTTCATTGCCCGATCCCTTACAGTATTCACATCGAACGCCCACCAATTTTTGTGAAAGAATACCGATTACACCGGCACTGACTAATTTGGGAGAAATGCCAAATTCGACAAGCCGGAGAAAAGCCCCTCTTGCGTCCATCGTATGTAATGTGCTTAATACCAAGTGACCTGTCAGCGATGCACGCACAGCAATTTCTGCCGTCTCTTCATCCCTTATTTCACCGACCATAATCACATTCGGATCTTGTCTGAGCACGGCACGCAACCCTCGTGCGAATGTCAAGCCCGCTCTGTCATTGATCTGTACTTGCGAAACACCGGGCACTCGCGATTCGATTGGATCCTCCAAACTGGTCACACTGACCCGGGTTTTCACGAGATGGCGAAGCATCGCATATAATGTTGTCGTTTTGCCGGAACCGGTCGCCCCAGTGACTAAGAGTAGTCCTTGTGGAGCTTCGAGTAGCCAAAGGAGCCTTTCAAGATCTTTCTCTTCCATTCCCAGTTCTCCTAGTTCATGAATCTGTGACTGATATCGCAGGAGGCGCATCACGACTTTCTCCCCGTACAATGTAGGCAATGTGGATACGCGTATATCCACATCCATGCCACCCGCTCCTAGATGAAAGCTTCCATCTTGCGGCAGTCTTCGCTCCGCAATATCAATCCCTGCCAATACTTTGATTCTTTGAACCACCCCCGTATCACAAGATGGAATGTCAGCCATAAAGACTAATTGTCCATCAATGCGAAACCTGACCTGATAGCCTTCCTCAAAAGGTTCCATGTGAATATCACTGGCATTTTTCGCAAGTGCAAGTTGTAGGGTTTGCTCCACCCACTCGGCAGCATTCATCGTCACATCTCTCCTTCCTCTGAAAGCATTTGTGTATAGAATTGAGATTCTCGGTTTAATAAAAAAATCCTTCTTAAAAATATAAAAAATAAGTTGTTAATATATATTTTTTATTTTTAAAATAAATTTCCTCTTAACAAGAAGGTCTAAAAACTCTGATCGTTCCACAGTTCATCTTATCTTTAAAAATCTATGAAAAAAGGCGTGAAAGAGCTTTACTCGCACGCTCTTCCGACGCCTTCTGCCTATTCGACAAAATCAAATTCATAATCACCGATGCGAATCGTATCACCGTCTTCTGCCCCGCGTTTACGCAGTTCATCATCGACCCCCATCGCTTTCATAATCCGTTGGAAACGTTTGACCGCATCATATTGTTCGAAGTTTGTCATTTTCACAAGCTTTTCAATTTTTGCCGAATGAATGACAAACACGTCATTGTCTCTTGTGATCGTGAACGAATCATCTTCGTCTTCGAGACGATACACTTTTCGTTCCTGTTGTTCCTCCACTTCGGTGAGCGCATCCTCCTGTACAAGAGGGATTGTATCAAGCAAATCGGCCACTGCATACATCAGTTCTTGTACTCCTTGACGCGTAACACCGGAAATCGGATAAATCGGGATATCTTCCTTTAATTTTTCCCGGAATTCACGAAGATTTTCTTCGGCACCAGGTACATCCATTTTATTTGCCGCAATGATCACCGGAAGTTTTCCCAATCTCTCGTTATATTGGGTTAACTCGTTCGTGATCGTGACGAAATCTTCATATGGATCACGCCCTTCTGTAGCGGCTATGTCGACCACATGGACGATCACTCTTGTTCGTTCCGCGTGACGCAAGAACTGATGGCCAAGACCATGGCCTTCATGCGCCCCCTCAATCAATCCAGGGAGATCGGCCATAACAAAGCTGCGTCCGTCACCAACATCCACGACACCGAGATTTGGAGTTAAAGTTGTAAAATGGTAAGCTCCGATTTTCGGGCGGGCCGAAGAAACAACGGAGAGCAACGTGGATTTTCCGACGCTCGGGAAACCAACTAATCCAACATCCGCCAAAACTTTCAATTCCAACTGAATCCATCGTTCTTCTCCCGGCTCTCCTTTTTCCGCAATTTCCGGAGCCTTATTGGCCGGGGTAGCAAACCGCGTGTTGCCGCGACCCCCGCGACCGCCATGAGCGACAACTAAACGTTGTCCGTGACGAACCAAATCACCGAGAAACTCTCCGCTTTCCGCATCGATTACCGTAGTGCCTGGGGGAACGCGCACAACGAGATCTTCAGCGTTTCTCCCATGTTGATTCTTGGGCTTTCCGTGCTCACCGCGATCCGCTTTAAAATGGCGTTGATACTTAAAATCAAGCAGTGTTCGTAATCCTTCATCAACGACGAGAACGACGTCTCCTCCGCAACCACCGTCTCCTCCCGCCGGTCCTCCTTCCGGAACATATTTCTCGCGGCGAAACGATACGATGCCGTTTCCGCCGTCTCCACCTTTCACATACACTCTAGCTGTATCGACAAACATTCCTCATGTTCCTTTCCTATATGTCTCTCTTGATATTGTGAGGTCTTCGAGCTTATTCTTTCCGTTCAAGCGATCTGCAGTATTTTCCTTGATCCATTTGGGAAGACGCAATCCCTTCTTGCTATAGGAGAGATGAAAGGTCAACTGATAACCGTCTGCTACCGGATCCGAAGCTTCAAAGACCAATCCCTGTCCCGTGACGATCGATATGACTTCATCGACATATTCGTCAGTTATAGATTCTCCAGAAACATGAAGTCCTATTGAAAATCCTTCCACACCCCGTTGAAGAATCGAGAAGCTCCAATTGACAGGTTTGCCTCGCCGATTCGCCAATTCCCCACCTCCGGCACAGATCTCAAAAAATGTATCGGCTAACTCTGACTCGACGACAAAGGGGAGGTCTTCACCTGTGAATCCGAGTGCTTGCACGTCGATCTGCAGCAGCGGATAGCGCAATGTGGCCTCCATTACACGATAGGCAACCAGTGGGCTCGGGAGACTTCCGATTTTGGCATGTTTGCGCGCTTCTTCTACACATGTGCGTATCGGGTCGGCCATCCGTTCATATTTTTTCATTTGCATATAACCTTGTACCAATTGGATGTGGTTTAACCAATCATGGCGGTATTGCGACATCATTCGCAACGTCTCTTCCCGTTGTTCACGCAATTCCATTTCCCTCATCGCCGCTTGCCGCAATGGCAACCACCAGCAACAATAGACTCCTTGTATGAGAACAAATGCACAAGGAATGGCCATTACCCAAAACGGGAGTGCATATGTGAACCCAATGGCTATTATGCTGAAAAGGATCATGCAAGTCAAAGCAAGCAAAACTTTCCTATCGGTTGATCGTTGAGACATCTTCATGTACGAATTCACTTCCGTTACCTAAATTACTCCAATAAATTCCTTTCGACAACTCCATAGAAGATTCCTTTTTACAAATCTCAATTTTGATACCCGGAAAGTATAAATTGTGGTTTGTTCTTTTAACCACAATTTATACTTTACTAGTTGCAAAAAAAAGCAGTCCAGCCCCATCGCTGAACTGCTCTCGTGTCATTCCTACACTTACGCTTGGACCGCCGCTTCTTGTACCTCTACAGGATAAACGGAAACGCGCTTCTTGTCACGTCCCATTCGTTCAAAAGCGACACGGCCAGCAACTTTGGCAAAGAGAGTGTCATCACCGCCCTTGCCAACGTTCAAACCGGGATAGATCTTCGTTCCACGCTGACGAACCAAAATCGACCCAGCCGTTACGATTTGACCGTCTTGGCGCTTCACACCAAGGCGCTTCGAAATCGAATCACGTCCGTTCTTTGTAGAACCTACCCCTTTTTTCGATGCGAACTGTTGAAGGTTTAATTGGATCATGTATCTCCACCTCCTTTGTTCGGAAACTTATCGATGACACGAAGATGCTTCGGAAATTCTTCCGCCCAAGAACGAATACCATAAATCATGCTCTCAAGCAATAATTGCACCTTGTCATCCAGATCCCCAGACAATTCAGGGACATCCGATTCTATAAGCCCGTCCTTGCTGATCGCAGGCAAACGAACACCGAGCAACGCCTCAGGAGCATTCACTCCGTTTTGGACAAGACTCGATATCGCCGCACACAATAGATCCTGTCCGTGCTGAGCGAAATCGGCATGTCCACGAACGGAAAAATGACGAATTCGCCCCCTGTGATCACGACGCACATGTACCTGAATCATTACGCGTTAATCTTTTCGATCTGAACTTTGGTGTACGGTTGACGATGACCTTGCTTTTTGCGGGAATTCTTTTTCGCTTTATATTTGAAGACAATGATCTTCTTCGCTTTCCCGTGGCCAACCACTTTCGCAGAAACGGAAGCGCCCGCGATTGTCGGCGAACCAACGATCACACCGTCTTCCTTAGCAACAAGCAAAACTTTGTCGAAGTTAACGCTTGCGCCTTCTTCCGCAGCGAGTTTCTCAATAACAAGAACGTCGCCTTCTTGTACTTTGTACTGTTTACCACCGGTTTCAAGAATTGCGTACACAGATCGCACCTCCTTCACCCAAACTCGCTAGCACCAGGTACCTTAAACGGATTTCCAGACCCGTGCCAAGCGGTTACAGCAAGCGATCGTTCGCATACTACAATGAATGGCGAACATTCTTTACCTAATGCCTAAAAATACGCTTACCTACGATATCCTAACATAGCAAGATAAAAGTTGTCAATGTATGTTTTCTTCGTCCACGAGGGTTGCTTTCGCGTATGTACGAAAAACTTGCCTCACTTTGACAATCACTTTTTGACCTACGTACCTTCCTCCGTTGCTAACGTTTAGTATAAAACCTTCGATCCGAGCAATGCCGTCTCGCGGGGTGTGTTCATGTGGCTCTTCCACATAGACACGCAGGACTTGACCCGGGTAAACAGGAGTTGCCCATTTTTCAATTTCTCCAAGCGAATCTTCCAAAATGCGATAGTCAATAAGAGACAACTCGCTTCTGCCTTTCACATAAATCTTCTTCCCGACTGCCTTCTCCAACTGTATCAGGTTGTCTCCCCCGGGGCCAATCAATTTCGCGGCTACCGATGGATGCGCTTCGATCAAGAAGGCTGCTTTGTCGTTTTGACCGGATATTTCTTTCAACTCGCGTTCAATGCGAATCGCGATCGTTTCTTCTGTGTACGTTTTACCCGTACCTTCACAACTTGGACACGGTTTTCTCAAGATTTCGTCCAAGCTCTGGCGATTTTTCTTTCGGGTCATTTCCAAAAGCCCGAGTTGTGTCCATCCAAAAAGCTGAGTACGTGTGCGATCCCGTTTTAGTTGAAATTCCAATTCCGCGAGAACTTGTTTTCGATGCTCTTCTTGCGGCATATCGATGAAATCGATGATGATCATCCCTCCGATATCCCGCAAGCGGATTTGGCGCGCAATCTCGCGAGCAGCTTCCAGATTGATCTTCAGTACCGTTTCTTCAAGAGAAGTCGTTCCAACAAACTTCCCGGTATTCACATCGATCGCTGTCAACGCCTCCATTGCGTCGATCACAATATAGCCACCCGATTTCAGCCATACCTTGCGTCTGAGGGATCGTTCAATCTCTCCCTCAATCTGGTAACGTTTAAAAATCGGTTCACTTCCTTCATACAATTGCACACGTTCTTTTAGATGTGGCGCCACATGGGTGAGCAGATCGCATACGGAATCGTAACAGGCTTTCCTGTCGACAATGAAGGAGTCCGTGTCTTCCGTAAATAAATCCCGAACCGATCGCGCAAGAAGGTTAAGATCTTGATACAGCAAACAAGGAGCCGTCAGTGTTTGACTTTGTCGCAACACATGCTGCCACACCCCTTTCAGGAACTTGTAGTCCTGTTCTATTTGTTCCACGGATACGTCTTGTGCCGCCGTCCTCACGATGATCCCGGCTTCCGAAAGACGAATCTTGTCGACGATTCTCTTCAGTCTCTCTCGCTCCGTCTCATCCACAATCCTTCTGGACACCCCTACGTAATCGGAATAAGGCATAACAACAGTGTATCGTCCGGCAAGAGCGATCTGTGTAGTCACTCGTGCCCCCTTCGTTCCCGTGGGTTCTTTTTCAATCTGAACGATGATCTCCTGTCCTTTCCGCAAGATATCAGTGATCTCCTTTTTTTGATCCACCTCTTTTTCGCTGGACAGAAGGAATCCTGGTAGTGCATCATCCCTGTACAAAAACGCGTTTTTCCCCGTTCCTATATCGATAAATGCCGCTTGCATCCCAGGCAGCACATTTTCCACTCGTCCCTTGTAAATGTTACCAAGAAAACGATGACAGACGGATCTTTGGACATAAAGTTCCATCAATCGTCCCTCTTCCAGAAGGGCCACTCTCATTTCTTTCGCATCATCATTCACAATGATTTTTCGCTGCATCTTTCCACCTCCTTCCACCGGCCAGTCATGTCGTAACGCGACTCTCGTACGGATACCTTCCCGTCAGTATCTCTTTCGTTCGCTTGCTTCCACTCCCCAACCATTTCGACAAAGAATCTTGATTCCCTTTTTCAAGCGATCGGACGCTTTCCACTCCTTATTTCACCCGATACGATAAATGATCACGAATTGTGCTCATAACACCGCCACCGACCATAAAATCGTTTAACAATTCTTCTTCCGCAATCACATCGATCACCCGCTTCTCACCATCTACCACATACAGCATATGATAGGCGTCAGGTGTAAACTCATCCAGCACTTGTCTTACAGACATATCAGGATTGACGACGAGACTTCGCACCGGCAGGGGATTTCGAATCATACTCCTTCGCTTGGTATCGAGAAATCGAACCGTATCGTAACGCAATTGCCTTTTCAACTGCCATGCGGAGAAAAATAAAAAAACCCCGAGAGTTATCAAACCTACATTCACTTGGCCGATCCAAAGCGAAGCGACCCCAAGAATCATCAAGAACAGCGAAATTACGAACGCCATACGAAGCGCCACCTCCGAAGCCATTCTGAATCCGAGATTCCGCGACAGAGCGGCCCGTAAAATCCGCCCTCCATCGAGTGGAAATGCTGGTAACATGTTAAAGAAAGCAAGCACGAGATTTCCTTTTACAATGGAAGACGTAAAATTCTCCGAAAACACACCGGCATGTAATAAGAGTATAGCGAAACCGATCATTAAAAAATTGAATAACGGTCCAGCCACCGCAATGGACGCTTCGTGACGCGGATTCCATCCCATTCTTCCATGTTCCAACTTTGCTACCCCACCGAATGGGAGAATTTCCATCTCTTTAATTTTATATCCATAAGCGTTCGCAACAAACACATGTCCCAGTTCGTGAACGATGATAATGGAAAACAACAGGAGCAGGTCGGCCCACATGCCTGTGAGAACTGCCGCGATGAGAAGGAGAACAAAAAGGGGATGAATGCGAATCTTCATCCCTTTTGGTTTCCACTTGACATATTTCATTGGGATCCACCTCGTGAAGAAGCGTCGAGAATCTGCTTAGGATCGACAAATTGTTGATCCTTCATATACCCGAAAAGCAAACCGGCCTCTTCTTTTTTTTCAAGTTGTCCGATCACTTGTCCCGCGTCTACCCATTCATTCTGTTTCACAGTCACTTGTCCCAAATGACCGTATAACGTCTTTCCAGTTTGCTCCCCGTGATTGATGATCACATACTGGCCATACTCGTTGTTTTTATCCACTTTTTCTACAATTCCCTGTGCGGATGCTTTGACGTTCTCATTCGCTTTACCTGCCAACTCAATGACGGGACGTTGCCTTGCATCAAACACATTCTTGGCTTTCGCATCGGGGAGAGGCATCACAAACGTCACATTGGAGGTCGTCGATTTTGACGAATTGAAAACAGGGAGAGCAATTTTATCGGCGACGTGTTCCCGATACCAAGCACCTAGCGAAGAGATCATATAGTCTTTTTGTAAGGAAGCAGTGATCACCTGTTTCGTCCGATCCGCAAACGGATGATCCGTTTTGAAAGCAACCACGACCAACAAGAGGAGCAGAAGCGCCCCAGCCGTTTGCCAGAATATCACGGGCGTTTGCTCTTCCTCTTCCTCCTCTTCATAGCGATAGGGAGTGCGGCGGTACCCGAATCGATCATTTCTACCTCCGTAAGCAGGTCTTACGTAAGGAGATCCCCATCTCCTTTCCACCTCAAACGGACGAGGCGGAAAATACGGACGAAAGGGCTGTTGTGTCTCTGCCTCTTCTTCATGCTCACGAAATCCGTTGAATATAGAAGAAGGTTCATCTTCCTCCATTCGATCGGGTTTTGGCCAAGATTCCACAACAATCTTGTCTTCTTTCGATTTGAACCTCCAAGGTTTCTTAAATTCCATCGTCAAGATCCCCCTTGTCCCCTCTCATGCTACATACCTATGTAAACAGGGACGGGCTTATGACTCTTCACGGAAAGCAAAAAAGCGAGGGCATAATCCCTCGCATCGCTCTCCCATTCCACTTATTTCCCGAAACCGATGAGACGCTTGATCCGACTGAAAAATCCTCGCTCTTCCTGAAGAACCATCAAAGGGACAGAATCTCCCATAATCCGTCGGGCAATATTGCGGTACGCCATAGACGCCTTGCTGTTCGGATTGAGGACAGCCGGCTCACCCCGATTTGCACATGATATGACCCATTCATCATCGGGTACAACACCAAGCAGATCGATCGCCAGAACAGCGACAATCTCATCGATGTCCAGCATATCCCCATGCCTAACCATATGTGGCTTGATCCGGTTAATGACCAGTTTCGGACCATGGATCTTCGCCCCCTCCAGCAAACCGATGACACG contains the following coding sequences:
- a CDS encoding type II secretion system protein; translation: MKSEKGFTLLEMLLVLVIFSSILTIALPGIRRIEAYWQLQSVTQRIVADLRESQAFAMAHSDYHEIRFAIFDPRYAVYEGVTRVRSVEYPKGIFYPYGYSQLPYNHVRFDGTGHVTTSGTIPLVNAYGDRTTIVIYMHTGRVAVTGVAKK
- a CDS encoding competence type IV pilus major pilin ComGC; its protein translation is MMKSNKMNKKPLRASGFTLIELLISLFIISVISAVAMPHLRGSGERAQKTSCEANQRLIRAVLEDYYLEHGHYPSGSSAEILTELKNKHYLQSIPTEPAGGTYEITTSDDGSSVTVKCSVHGELGD
- a CDS encoding type II secretion system F family protein; translated protein: MAGLTSCGYPLTAGLRLMKKQCGKAERKLFDKLILGIERGSPLSQLFLAEGFPLLVYSLVVVGEANGDLAKSFYRLSDHYEAKLSFRRDVWNASFYPLLVCIASIVTAFFLLYVILPQFEVLYLQMGFPLPEDTQRLFRWAGSIRAILPWFVFSSFTVLLLLFFSRRKLPRMMKQTIAKILFLPFIKDIYRVVFSYRLVENLSLLLSSGLPILDVLQRMADVSLLPYERQTVEHIRAKILAGSTLSEALSAQPWVDIRVLLAIEIAEATGDLSAACEYVAGELSQELRNKSKRFIQLLEPSMLLFLGGVIGVITLAMILPMVELVQSIR
- a CDS encoding GspE/PulE family protein codes for the protein MNAAEWVEQTLQLALAKNASDIHMEPFEEGYQVRFRIDGQLVFMADIPSCDTGVVQRIKVLAGIDIAERRLPQDGSFHLGAGGMDVDIRVSTLPTLYGEKVVMRLLRYQSQIHELGELGMEEKDLERLLWLLEAPQGLLLVTGATGSGKTTTLYAMLRHLVKTRVSVTSLEDPIESRVPGVSQVQINDRAGLTFARGLRAVLRQDPNVIMVGEIRDEETAEIAVRASLTGHLVLSTLHTMDARGAFLRLVEFGISPKLVSAGVIGILSQKLVGVRCEYCKGSGNERLCSTCHGTGLQGRRGVFHLTVMNDELSTQFVEGLKRERSMNFSFESPEWLYGGDEHGTVTSTMEERALARALLFADGWTNELWVSVDCRSSFNEETMWQSGTEIIRQIDSGD
- the obgE gene encoding GTPase ObgE — protein: MFVDTARVYVKGGDGGNGIVSFRREKYVPEGGPAGGDGGCGGDVVLVVDEGLRTLLDFKYQRHFKADRGEHGKPKNQHGRNAEDLVVRVPPGTTVIDAESGEFLGDLVRHGQRLVVAHGGRGGRGNTRFATPANKAPEIAEKGEPGEERWIQLELKVLADVGLVGFPSVGKSTLLSVVSSARPKIGAYHFTTLTPNLGVVDVGDGRSFVMADLPGLIEGAHEGHGLGHQFLRHAERTRVIVHVVDIAATEGRDPYEDFVTITNELTQYNERLGKLPVIIAANKMDVPGAEENLREFREKLKEDIPIYPISGVTRQGVQELMYAVADLLDTIPLVQEDALTEVEEQQERKVYRLEDEDDSFTITRDNDVFVIHSAKIEKLVKMTNFEQYDAVKRFQRIMKAMGVDDELRKRGAEDGDTIRIGDYEFDFVE
- a CDS encoding Spo0B domain-containing protein, encoding MKMSQRSTDRKVLLALTCMILFSIIAIGFTYALPFWVMAIPCAFVLIQGVYCCWWLPLRQAAMREMELREQREETLRMMSQYRHDWLNHIQLVQGYMQMKKYERMADPIRTCVEEARKHAKIGSLPSPLVAYRVMEATLRYPLLQIDVQALGFTGEDLPFVVESELADTFFEICAGGGELANRRGKPVNWSFSILQRGVEGFSIGLHVSGESITDEYVDEVISIVTGQGLVFEASDPVADGYQLTFHLSYSKKGLRLPKWIKENTADRLNGKNKLEDLTISRETYRKGT
- the rpmA gene encoding 50S ribosomal protein L27, which produces MIQLNLQQFASKKGVGSTKNGRDSISKRLGVKRQDGQIVTAGSILVRQRGTKIYPGLNVGKGGDDTLFAKVAGRVAFERMGRDKKRVSVYPVEVQEAAVQA
- a CDS encoding ribosomal-processing cysteine protease Prp, giving the protein MIQVHVRRDHRGRIRHFSVRGHADFAQHGQDLLCAAISSLVQNGVNAPEALLGVRLPAISKDGLIESDVPELSGDLDDKVQLLLESMIYGIRSWAEEFPKHLRVIDKFPNKGGGDT
- the rplU gene encoding 50S ribosomal protein L21, with translation MYAILETGGKQYKVQEGDVLVIEKLAAEEGASVNFDKVLLVAKEDGVIVGSPTIAGASVSAKVVGHGKAKKIIVFKYKAKKNSRKKQGHRQPYTKVQIEKINA
- a CDS encoding Rne/Rng family ribonuclease gives rise to the protein MQRKIIVNDDAKEMRVALLEEGRLMELYVQRSVCHRFLGNIYKGRVENVLPGMQAAFIDIGTGKNAFLYRDDALPGFLLSSEKEVDQKKEITDILRKGQEIIVQIEKEPTGTKGARVTTQIALAGRYTVVMPYSDYVGVSRRIVDETERERLKRIVDKIRLSEAGIIVRTAAQDVSVEQIEQDYKFLKGVWQHVLRQSQTLTAPCLLYQDLNLLARSVRDLFTEDTDSFIVDRKACYDSVCDLLTHVAPHLKERVQLYEGSEPIFKRYQIEGEIERSLRRKVWLKSGGYIVIDAMEALTAIDVNTGKFVGTTSLEETVLKINLEAAREIARQIRLRDIGGMIIIDFIDMPQEEHRKQVLAELEFQLKRDRTRTQLFGWTQLGLLEMTRKKNRQSLDEILRKPCPSCEGTGKTYTEETIAIRIERELKEISGQNDKAAFLIEAHPSVAAKLIGPGGDNLIQLEKAVGKKIYVKGRSELSLIDYRILEDSLGEIEKWATPVYPGQVLRVYVEEPHEHTPRDGIARIEGFILNVSNGGRYVGQKVIVKVRQVFRTYAKATLVDEENIH
- a CDS encoding site-2 protease family protein, whose protein sequence is MKYVKWKPKGMKIRIHPLFVLLLIAAVLTGMWADLLLLFSIIIVHELGHVFVANAYGYKIKEMEILPFGGVAKLEHGRMGWNPRHEASIAVAGPLFNFLMIGFAILLLHAGVFSENFTSSIVKGNLVLAFFNMLPAFPLDGGRILRAALSRNLGFRMASEVALRMAFVISLFLMILGVASLWIGQVNVGLITLGVFLFFSAWQLKRQLRYDTVRFLDTKRRSMIRNPLPVRSLVVNPDMSVRQVLDEFTPDAYHMLYVVDGEKRVIDVIAEEELLNDFMVGGGVMSTIRDHLSYRVK
- a CDS encoding M23 family metallopeptidase codes for the protein MEFKKPWRFKSKEDKIVVESWPKPDRMEEDEPSSIFNGFREHEEEAETQQPFRPYFPPRPFEVERRWGSPYVRPAYGGRNDRFGYRRTPYRYEEEEEEEQTPVIFWQTAGALLLLLLVVVAFKTDHPFADRTKQVITASLQKDYMISSLGAWYREHVADKIALPVFNSSKSTTSNVTFVMPLPDAKAKNVFDARQRPVIELAGKANENVKASAQGIVEKVDKNNEYGQYVIINHGEQTGKTLYGHLGQVTVKQNEWVDAGQVIGQLEKKEEAGLLFGYMKDQQFVDPKQILDASSRGGSQ